A stretch of the Flavobacterium sp. 5 genome encodes the following:
- a CDS encoding DUF2490 domain-containing protein: MKIIKIIGLLLLSFIAKAQTEKNIDQQSLLWTRYYNQLTLNHKWSIHTEFDNRIFINPTEENIFVFRLTGHYKINNNVEIGAGYSYFSVATQDPEITNDFKTPEHRIQQDILWKQDLSTSITLLQRFQVEERFIHNANKEELLPGTTFYWRFRYRLQGEFSCWKKESQYLKAVVYDEIMINAGENVVKNTFDQNRFYGALQYGVNKNIALELGYLKSFQQRVNGVDYFDRDIIRFTFYHKINLKGKHKELPN, encoded by the coding sequence ATGAAAATTATCAAAATTATTGGCCTTTTATTATTATCCTTTATTGCTAAAGCTCAAACAGAAAAAAACATAGATCAACAAAGTTTACTTTGGACACGATATTACAATCAATTGACACTAAACCATAAATGGTCTATACATACTGAATTTGATAATCGAATTTTTATAAACCCCACTGAAGAAAACATTTTTGTCTTTCGACTAACAGGACATTATAAAATTAATAACAATGTAGAAATTGGTGCTGGTTATTCCTATTTCTCTGTAGCAACACAGGATCCCGAAATCACAAATGATTTCAAAACTCCTGAACATAGAATCCAGCAAGATATTCTTTGGAAACAAGATTTAAGCACTAGTATTACTTTACTTCAACGTTTTCAAGTAGAAGAAAGATTTATACACAATGCTAATAAAGAGGAATTACTTCCAGGAACTACTTTTTATTGGAGATTCAGATACCGTTTACAAGGAGAATTTTCCTGTTGGAAAAAGGAAAGTCAGTATTTAAAAGCCGTTGTATATGACGAAATAATGATTAATGCAGGAGAAAATGTTGTCAAAAATACTTTCGATCAAAATCGATTTTATGGCGCTTTGCAATATGGCGTTAACAAAAATATAGCATTAGAATTAGGGTATTTAAAAAGTTTCCAACAGCGTGTAAACGGTGTTGATTATTTTGACAGAGATATTATCCGATTTACTTTTTATCATAAAATAAACCTAAAAGGAAAACACAAAGAATTGCCTAATTAA
- the pstC gene encoding phosphate ABC transporter permease subunit PstC → MPTSVNTIRLKSLKKKSTLKQILKIMRRFQKFCGVVYSDLTRNKRLLKDQFINKTFLALTLLSISIVVLIAIGLFYKSIPLLNSASLSDLLFSSEWKPFKEAFGFYSFIVGTLWVTAISIIIALPLSILTAIYLSEYAHANVRKLVLPLIELLSGIPPVLYGVWGVLVIVPLIQDRIASHFVEFSTGYSVLAGGIVLAIMIFPLIISIIIEVFDNVPQELRNASLSLGATQWQTTKKVVLRKSFDGIIAAVVLAISRAFGETIAVLMVCGNLAQIPQSIFDSGYPLPALIANNYGEMMSIPMYDSALMFAALLLFVIIFLFNTISRVILYRIEKRNT, encoded by the coding sequence ATGCCAACATCAGTAAATACAATCAGGCTTAAGTCTTTAAAGAAAAAATCCACCCTAAAACAAATTTTGAAAATCATGAGACGTTTTCAAAAATTTTGCGGGGTGGTTTACTCTGATTTGACGAGAAATAAAAGATTACTCAAAGACCAATTTATCAACAAAACATTCCTAGCATTAACCTTACTATCTATATCAATAGTGGTGCTAATTGCGATAGGTTTGTTCTATAAATCAATCCCCCTTTTAAACAGTGCTTCGCTTTCCGATTTACTATTTTCCTCTGAGTGGAAACCCTTCAAAGAGGCTTTTGGTTTTTATTCTTTTATAGTAGGAACACTTTGGGTAACCGCTATTTCCATTATAATTGCTTTGCCATTATCCATACTCACTGCAATTTATCTTTCAGAATATGCACATGCAAATGTCCGTAAACTAGTTTTACCCTTAATCGAATTGTTATCAGGTATTCCGCCAGTCCTTTATGGAGTTTGGGGAGTTTTGGTTATTGTTCCTTTAATTCAAGATAGAATAGCATCTCATTTTGTAGAATTTTCAACGGGTTATTCTGTTTTGGCAGGAGGAATTGTGTTAGCAATTATGATTTTCCCACTCATCATAAGCATCATAATTGAAGTGTTTGATAATGTCCCGCAGGAATTAAGAAATGCTTCTCTATCCTTGGGAGCAACTCAATGGCAAACGACTAAAAAAGTAGTGCTTCGAAAATCATTCGACGGAATTATAGCAGCTGTTGTCCTTGCCATTTCTAGAGCTTTTGGAGAAACTATAGCTGTTTTGATGGTCTGCGGAAATTTGGCACAAATCCCTCAAAGTATATTTGATTCTGGCTATCCGTTACCTGCCCTTATTGCCAATAATTATGGCGAAATGATGTCTATTCCAATGTACGATTCCGCATTGATGTTTGCAGCTCTGCTCCTGTTCGTCATTATCTTTTTGTTTAATACCATTTCGAGAGTCATTTTATATCGAATCGAAAAAAGAAATACCTAA
- a CDS encoding mechanosensitive ion channel family protein translates to MDTKYKPIRIFFLVVLFIWNFTVFAQVNGSEIDITKNKQTKKVENIKGYLGLGPEKSKEIFNDNSARRKQKIVFDEIDKEIQNADFILKTGVDYKSFTTELEYVIDLKKKAVDGIINNKNDFQTVRNITVTLVMLKELLTRIDIQLVNVKNNSDQLTQIQNKIDSLTLDQSIFFVPKDSLNKVLYYNKFNEMSDEISLVNSKFRNALDSIGELDVRGNKFKFELQNDIVVTDNIRKNEFTKLFSNTDHIFKHNPGEKSFLESFRYSIEKEIIILLFFISNHMDTVSMMVLFVICIIVYLFFLKHKFNNSGIYHDVKLSKQIFKHPVASALLISFTLFNFFFIFPPFVYTALIWLISIFALTIVNKEIDSEQNKKIWRIYVFLILLGLYDNNILIHSVIEVYFILFLGLATSLYSYYILFKSKIILDNLFKYSLYTVIGFEVLSIIFILMGNYNLGKILMINGLITILMYYLFTNTYKLMVVILNYTKYLGETEEEKKMDIASIENIQISSSVIFILVAGWIVSIGKNSYFFQTIVDPFANFFNENRTLGDINYTYLSIVIFFLILVISVLLTKIVSFLSTNTSTTDSGAKGNKFGSWLLLIQIAIFAIGITIAFASAGIPIDRLTIIISALGVGIGFGLQTLVNNLVSGLIIAFEKPVNLDDIIEVGGQSGKMKSIGIRSSVVATFDGADVIIPNGDLLKEHLTNWTLGNNKKRLEINVGVGYGTDLENAKKILIEVMQNHSLILINPAPVALVTNFNDSSIDFIVRFWVGHISLANEVRSDMFIAIDTAFKANNIEIPFPKRDVYIKKTTTISELEIKEDDEK, encoded by the coding sequence ATGGATACTAAATATAAACCAATCAGAATATTTTTTTTAGTTGTTTTATTTATTTGGAATTTTACTGTTTTTGCACAAGTTAATGGAAGTGAAATTGATATAACTAAAAATAAACAAACAAAAAAAGTAGAAAACATAAAAGGTTATTTAGGCCTTGGTCCTGAAAAAAGTAAAGAGATATTTAATGATAATTCTGCTCGAAGGAAGCAGAAAATTGTTTTTGATGAAATTGATAAAGAAATTCAAAATGCTGATTTCATCCTAAAAACAGGCGTTGATTATAAAAGCTTTACTACTGAATTAGAATATGTAATTGACCTTAAGAAAAAGGCCGTTGATGGAATTATAAATAACAAAAATGATTTTCAAACAGTTAGAAACATCACAGTAACGTTGGTTATGCTTAAGGAATTACTAACGCGAATAGATATTCAGTTAGTTAATGTTAAGAATAACAGTGATCAACTTACTCAGATTCAAAATAAAATTGATTCTTTGACACTTGATCAATCTATTTTTTTTGTTCCAAAAGATTCTTTGAATAAAGTTTTGTATTACAATAAATTTAATGAGATGAGTGATGAAATTTCGCTCGTAAATAGCAAGTTTAGGAATGCTTTGGATAGTATTGGAGAACTTGATGTAAGAGGGAATAAATTCAAATTTGAGTTGCAAAATGATATTGTTGTAACTGATAATATTAGAAAAAATGAATTTACTAAGTTGTTTTCTAATACTGATCATATATTTAAACATAATCCAGGTGAAAAGTCATTTTTAGAATCTTTTAGGTATTCAATAGAAAAGGAGATAATCATATTGTTATTTTTTATTTCTAATCATATGGATACTGTTTCTATGATGGTTTTGTTTGTTATCTGCATTATTGTTTATCTTTTTTTTCTAAAACATAAGTTTAATAATTCTGGAATTTATCATGATGTAAAATTGTCCAAGCAAATTTTTAAACATCCTGTTGCGTCTGCATTATTGATTTCTTTTACCTTATTTAATTTCTTTTTTATATTTCCACCTTTCGTTTATACAGCATTAATATGGTTGATTTCTATTTTTGCCTTAACTATTGTAAATAAAGAAATTGATAGCGAGCAGAATAAAAAAATTTGGAGAATTTATGTCTTTTTAATCTTATTGGGCTTATATGATAATAATATTTTAATTCACTCTGTGATTGAAGTTTATTTTATTTTGTTTTTAGGACTGGCAACAAGTTTATACAGTTATTATATTCTTTTTAAGAGCAAAATTATATTAGATAATTTATTTAAATATAGCTTGTATACAGTTATTGGATTTGAAGTTTTGTCGATCATTTTTATTTTAATGGGTAATTATAATTTAGGAAAAATATTGATGATTAATGGTTTAATAACTATTTTGATGTATTACTTATTTACAAATACCTATAAGTTGATGGTTGTAATTCTAAATTACACCAAGTATCTCGGTGAAACGGAGGAGGAAAAGAAAATGGATATTGCTTCCATTGAAAATATTCAAATTTCTTCATCAGTTATTTTTATTTTAGTAGCAGGCTGGATAGTTTCTATTGGTAAAAACTCTTATTTTTTTCAGACAATAGTAGATCCTTTTGCTAATTTTTTTAATGAAAATAGGACATTAGGAGATATTAATTATACCTATTTGAGTATTGTTATATTCTTTTTAATATTGGTTATATCAGTATTATTAACCAAAATTGTTTCTTTTTTGTCGACCAATACATCAACAACAGATTCGGGTGCAAAAGGGAATAAATTTGGTAGTTGGCTTTTACTTATCCAAATCGCCATATTTGCTATTGGCATAACGATTGCTTTTGCTTCTGCAGGAATACCAATAGATCGATTAACAATTATTATTAGTGCATTGGGAGTTGGTATTGGTTTTGGTCTGCAAACGTTAGTTAATAATTTAGTTAGTGGTCTCATTATAGCTTTTGAAAAACCAGTAAATTTAGACGATATTATTGAGGTAGGTGGACAATCAGGTAAAATGAAATCAATAGGAATCAGAAGTAGTGTTGTTGCCACTTTTGATGGAGCCGATGTTATTATTCCAAATGGAGATTTATTAAAGGAACATTTAACAAACTGGACATTAGGTAATAATAAAAAAAGACTTGAAATTAATGTAGGGGTGGGGTATGGAACCGATTTAGAAAACGCAAAAAAAATATTGATCGAGGTAATGCAAAACCATTCTTTGATATTAATAAATCCTGCTCCAGTTGCTTTGGTTACAAATTTTAATGATAGTTCTATCGATTTTATTGTTAGATTTTGGGTTGGACACATTAGTCTCGCCAATGAAGTAAGAAGTGATATGTTTATTGCTATAGATACTGCTTTTAAAGCGAATAATATTGAAATTCCTTTCCCCAAACGTGATGTTTATATCAAGAAAACGACAACAATCTCTGAGTTAGAAATAAAAGAAGATGATGAAAAATAA
- a CDS encoding chromate transporter, producing the protein MNTEKQNYTLLDLAKYFLRLGTTGFGGPVALVGYMHRDLVENKKWINDSDFKEGLALSQLAPGPLAAQLGIYIGFVHFGILGATISGLAFVLPSFLMVILLGIAYQAYGGLPWMQAIFYGISSAVIGIIVLSSYKLTAKSISKFEIPAIKSNWLLWIFYIIAIILTAVTQREELLLFVALGLIYMIVKAPPEWIKRPKTASFFLLTTAGFSAIELGKLGDLAWFFIKAGAFVFGSGLAIVPFLHTGVVNEHHWLTENQFVDAVAVAMITPGPVVITVGFIGYLVAGFTGAAVAALATFIPCYLFTVIPAPYFKKISQNKSIKAFVDGITAGVIGALVGAVIVIAIRTIVDIPTALIAIGTVLTLIYVKKIQEPHIIVIAALLGALIKLI; encoded by the coding sequence ATGAATACAGAAAAACAAAATTATACCTTACTTGATTTAGCAAAATATTTTCTCAGACTCGGTACAACAGGATTTGGAGGTCCGGTAGCTTTGGTTGGCTATATGCATCGTGATTTAGTTGAAAATAAAAAATGGATTAATGACTCTGACTTTAAGGAAGGGCTGGCGTTATCACAATTAGCCCCTGGTCCATTAGCTGCTCAACTAGGAATTTATATAGGTTTTGTACACTTTGGTATTTTAGGAGCAACGATTTCAGGATTAGCGTTTGTACTTCCCTCCTTTTTAATGGTGATTTTATTGGGTATTGCTTACCAAGCTTATGGCGGGTTGCCATGGATGCAAGCCATTTTTTATGGTATAAGTTCCGCTGTTATTGGCATCATTGTTTTGAGTTCCTATAAACTTACAGCCAAATCAATTAGTAAATTTGAAATCCCTGCCATAAAAAGCAATTGGTTACTCTGGATATTTTACATCATTGCTATTATTCTTACTGCAGTAACTCAACGGGAAGAATTATTATTGTTTGTTGCGCTAGGTCTAATCTATATGATTGTGAAAGCTCCTCCCGAATGGATTAAACGTCCTAAAACTGCTTCCTTTTTTCTTTTAACTACCGCTGGTTTTTCTGCAATTGAGCTTGGAAAATTGGGAGATCTTGCTTGGTTTTTTATCAAAGCAGGAGCATTTGTTTTTGGAAGCGGACTGGCTATTGTACCCTTTTTACATACTGGAGTTGTCAATGAACACCATTGGTTAACCGAAAATCAATTTGTCGATGCGGTGGCTGTAGCCATGATTACCCCTGGCCCGGTAGTAATTACTGTAGGTTTCATTGGGTACTTAGTTGCTGGATTTACAGGAGCTGCTGTGGCTGCATTAGCAACTTTCATTCCTTGTTATTTATTTACTGTAATTCCTGCTCCGTATTTCAAAAAAATATCACAAAACAAAAGTATCAAAGCCTTTGTTGACGGAATAACTGCTGGTGTTATTGGAGCTTTAGTTGGGGCAGTAATTGTAATTGCGATACGCACTATTGTAGATATACCAACAGCACTAATCGCTATTGGTACTGTTCTTACTTTGATATATGTCAAAAAAATACAAGAGCCACATATTATTGTTATTGCTGCTCTTTTGGGTGCTTTAATTAAACTGATCTAA
- a CDS encoding TonB-dependent receptor: MKTISIKTISSLFFLLIFSTSYGQTLLEGVVKNDQDEPIEAVNIVLKGTTNTSTTDVNGKFTIEAKELPFTIIVQYAGYNTKEIKITALPTNDKPLQITISTGEEKVLSEVVVTSRRRIEKVQDIPIAVSVITGKQAEQSGSFNVNRIKELVPSVQLYSSNPRNTGINIRSLGSPFGLTNDGIDPGVGFYVDGVYYARPAATTLDFIDVERIEVLRGPQGSLFGKNTTSGAFNITTRKPSFTPGADFEVSYGNYAFLQAKASVTGALSEKIAGRLSFSGTQRDGLVDNIVTGRPTNTLNNQGIRGQLLFTPTENTNITLAGDITTQHNDGYAQVVAGVAPTQRAGYRQFNAIIADLNYQLPSLNAFDRKIDHDTPWRSNQDLGGASLNIDTKIGNGTLTSTTAWRFWTWDPSNDRDFTGLQQLAKSQNPSRQTQITQELRYAGQLTSKLSGVAGIFFIDQTSKTNGTEESGNAQWRFAQDSQSPLWKTPGLFEGYGIHTDAKIHSTSAAIFGQLDWAITERLHVLPGLRYNYDNKDADYERKTYGGIQTTDPALLALKKKVYTDQEFASQIDNTDFSGNFTVTYKVSDKINAYATYAKSYKPVGVNVAGLPTPPAGQTLSDLAVVKPESVNHYEAGIKTSPFKNSILNLTVFNTDIKDFQTNVQAAELGVNRGYLANADKVRVKGAELDASFVINRHFSINGAATYTDAKYVKFTNAPLPLEETGTTVDGVAVSFKDVSGTDLPGASRWAGSLGGEYTKNAKFFGNIGKFFIALDGYARSEFSSSPSASKYLVVPGYAIFNGRFGFRTSDGLSVHFWGRNLLGKDYYEQLLPAGGNAGQYAAVLGDQRTYGITLKYSL, from the coding sequence ATGAAAACAATTTCAATAAAAACAATTTCAAGTTTATTCTTTTTATTAATTTTCTCAACCTCATATGGTCAGACCCTTTTAGAAGGAGTAGTAAAAAACGATCAAGATGAGCCTATTGAAGCGGTTAATATCGTTTTGAAAGGAACTACCAATACTTCAACCACAGATGTTAATGGTAAATTTACTATAGAAGCCAAAGAACTTCCCTTTACAATTATTGTACAATATGCTGGTTATAATACTAAAGAAATTAAAATAACCGCACTACCAACTAATGATAAGCCTTTACAAATAACTATTTCTACTGGTGAAGAAAAAGTACTATCTGAGGTAGTAGTTACATCAAGACGTAGAATAGAAAAAGTACAAGACATTCCGATTGCTGTATCCGTAATTACAGGAAAACAAGCTGAACAATCTGGATCTTTTAACGTAAATCGTATTAAAGAATTAGTTCCATCAGTACAATTGTATTCTTCAAATCCAAGAAATACAGGAATTAATATTCGTAGCCTAGGTTCTCCTTTTGGACTTACAAATGATGGTATTGATCCAGGTGTTGGATTTTATGTTGACGGTGTATACTATGCTCGTCCAGCAGCAACAACTTTAGATTTTATTGATGTTGAACGAATTGAAGTATTGCGTGGACCACAGGGATCATTGTTTGGTAAAAATACAACTTCAGGTGCTTTTAACATAACTACACGTAAGCCAAGTTTTACACCAGGTGCTGATTTCGAAGTAAGTTATGGAAATTATGCCTTTTTACAAGCCAAGGCTTCAGTTACAGGAGCTTTGAGTGAAAAAATTGCAGGTCGTTTGTCTTTTTCTGGCACACAACGTGACGGTTTAGTAGATAATATCGTAACAGGAAGACCAACTAATACGCTAAACAATCAAGGTATTAGAGGACAATTGTTATTTACTCCAACTGAAAACACCAATATTACATTAGCAGGAGATATTACAACTCAACATAATGACGGATATGCTCAAGTTGTTGCAGGTGTTGCACCGACACAAAGAGCTGGCTACCGTCAATTTAATGCAATCATAGCTGATTTAAATTACCAACTTCCAAGTTTGAATGCTTTTGACCGTAAGATTGATCACGATACCCCATGGCGTTCTAACCAAGATTTAGGTGGAGCTTCCCTTAATATTGATACAAAAATTGGAAACGGAACACTAACCTCAACTACTGCTTGGCGTTTTTGGACATGGGATCCATCTAATGACAGGGATTTTACAGGATTACAACAACTTGCAAAATCACAAAACCCTTCAAGACAAACTCAAATAACTCAAGAACTACGTTATGCAGGTCAACTTACTTCTAAATTAAGTGGTGTCGCTGGTATCTTTTTTATTGACCAAACATCAAAAACAAACGGTACAGAAGAATCAGGAAATGCACAATGGAGATTTGCTCAAGATTCACAAAGTCCATTATGGAAAACTCCAGGTCTTTTTGAAGGATACGGTATACACACCGATGCCAAAATACATTCAACAAGTGCAGCTATTTTTGGACAATTGGACTGGGCAATTACTGAACGTTTACACGTATTACCAGGTTTAAGATACAATTATGATAATAAAGATGCTGATTACGAACGTAAAACTTATGGAGGAATTCAAACTACTGACCCAGCATTACTTGCCTTGAAAAAGAAAGTATATACAGATCAAGAATTCGCATCACAAATTGATAACACTGACTTTTCTGGAAACTTTACAGTAACATACAAAGTGTCTGATAAAATCAATGCTTATGCAACTTATGCAAAGAGTTACAAGCCAGTGGGTGTAAATGTAGCTGGACTTCCTACACCACCAGCAGGTCAGACTTTATCAGATCTTGCAGTAGTTAAACCTGAAAGTGTAAATCATTATGAGGCAGGTATAAAAACTTCACCTTTTAAGAACTCTATATTAAACTTGACAGTTTTTAACACTGATATTAAAGATTTTCAAACCAACGTTCAAGCTGCTGAATTAGGTGTTAATCGTGGATATCTTGCGAACGCAGATAAAGTACGCGTAAAAGGTGCAGAACTAGATGCTAGCTTCGTAATCAACAGACATTTTAGCATTAATGGGGCTGCAACTTATACAGATGCCAAATATGTTAAATTTACAAATGCACCACTTCCATTAGAAGAAACTGGAACTACCGTAGATGGTGTTGCAGTGAGTTTTAAAGATGTATCTGGAACTGATTTACCAGGTGCTTCAAGATGGGCAGGTAGCTTAGGTGGTGAGTACACTAAAAATGCTAAATTCTTCGGAAATATTGGGAAATTTTTCATCGCTCTTGATGGTTACGCTCGCTCTGAATTCTCATCAAGCCCTTCAGCTTCAAAATATTTAGTAGTTCCTGGTTACGCTATTTTTAATGGCCGTTTTGGCTTCCGTACATCAGATGGCTTATCAGTTCACTTCTGGGGACGTAACCTTTTAGGCAAAGATTACTACGAGCAATTATTACCCGCTGGTGGAAATGCTGGACAATACGCTGCTGTATTGGGAGATCAAAGAACCTATGGAATTACATTGAAATATTCTTTGTAA
- the pstA gene encoding phosphate ABC transporter permease PstA, with the protein MEARKIEENIFRFLMILSTIIISSTLFMIVYTLFSKGVGSLSWDMVSKIPEGGFYIGKGGGILNAIVGSIYITLGSTFLGLIISLPIVIYINVYAKKNATLATLTRLSSDILFGIPSIVYGAFGFTIMVYMGLKTSLLAGIITVTLMIIPILVRAIDEVVRVVPDDMSNAVFALGGTRYESAKIILRQSIPGIVTAILLSFGRAIGDAACVLFTAGFTDSIPTSLDQPAATLPLSIFFQLSSPIQEVQNRAYAAAVILTIIVLIINIVAKVASKNLSKNKI; encoded by the coding sequence ATGGAAGCAAGAAAAATAGAAGAAAATATATTCCGATTTCTGATGATCTTAAGTACCATCATCATCAGTAGTACTTTATTCATGATAGTGTATACACTTTTTTCAAAAGGAGTAGGATCATTGAGTTGGGACATGGTATCCAAAATTCCCGAAGGTGGTTTCTATATTGGCAAAGGAGGAGGAATACTAAATGCAATAGTTGGTTCCATTTATATCACATTAGGCTCAACTTTCTTAGGACTTATAATTAGTCTTCCAATTGTAATTTACATTAATGTGTATGCTAAGAAGAATGCAACATTGGCTACACTTACTCGTTTGAGTTCAGACATCTTGTTTGGAATTCCATCTATTGTATATGGTGCTTTTGGATTTACTATCATGGTGTATATGGGTTTAAAAACATCATTACTTGCCGGAATCATTACAGTGACATTAATGATAATCCCAATATTGGTACGCGCTATTGATGAAGTGGTCCGAGTTGTACCTGATGATATGTCTAATGCTGTTTTTGCACTTGGTGGCACTCGATATGAATCTGCAAAAATAATATTGAGACAATCAATTCCTGGAATTGTAACGGCAATATTACTTTCTTTTGGTAGAGCAATTGGTGATGCAGCCTGTGTGCTCTTTACAGCTGGATTTACCGATAGCATTCCAACTTCATTGGATCAACCTGCGGCAACTTTACCTTTATCCATTTTTTTTCAATTAAGTAGCCCTATTCAAGAAGTTCAAAACAGAGCCTATGCTGCGGCAGTTATCTTAACCATTATTGTGTTAATCATCAACATCGTAGCAAAAGTAGCAAGCAAAAATCTTTCAAAAAATAAAATATGA
- a CDS encoding PstS family phosphate ABC transporter substrate-binding protein yields the protein MKRHKKTLLASILLIIIANLAPNKIAAQDLSGNISISGAFALYPITVKWAEEFKKKNPKVKIDIQAGGAGKGITDVLSKVTDIGLVSRDLNDAEYKKKAYAIAVTKDAVIPTISATSPYKAVLYKRGIKKEALNSIFITGKYKTWNSLGFKSTAAIHVYTRSDAAGAAETWAHYFGKKQEDLQGVAVFGDPGLAEAVKRDPTGLGFNNIVYIYDTKTNKPTNGLVPVPIDLNNNGKLDPDENFYNDIDQLIAAIVAGKYPSPPARDLYFVTSGKPSNPIVKAFIKYILTEGQKYVTEAGYIKLSNEKLKKELEKVK from the coding sequence ATGAAAAGACATAAAAAAACATTATTAGCATCTATACTTCTAATAATCATAGCGAACTTAGCTCCTAATAAAATTGCAGCGCAAGATTTATCAGGAAATATTAGTATCTCCGGAGCATTTGCCTTATATCCTATTACAGTAAAATGGGCAGAAGAATTCAAAAAAAAGAATCCAAAAGTTAAAATAGACATTCAAGCTGGAGGTGCCGGAAAAGGAATAACTGATGTTTTATCTAAAGTAACAGACATTGGATTAGTCTCTCGTGATTTAAATGACGCGGAATACAAAAAGAAAGCATACGCCATAGCCGTTACAAAAGATGCTGTAATTCCAACCATAAGTGCAACGAGCCCTTATAAAGCAGTACTATACAAAAGAGGAATAAAAAAAGAAGCCTTAAATAGCATATTCATTACTGGAAAATACAAAACATGGAACTCTTTAGGTTTCAAAAGTACTGCTGCAATACACGTTTATACTCGATCTGATGCAGCTGGTGCCGCCGAAACTTGGGCGCATTATTTTGGCAAAAAACAAGAAGACTTACAAGGAGTTGCCGTATTTGGAGATCCAGGATTGGCAGAAGCTGTCAAAAGAGATCCTACCGGATTAGGTTTTAACAATATCGTTTATATCTACGATACAAAAACCAATAAACCAACTAATGGGCTTGTGCCAGTTCCTATCGATTTAAACAATAACGGAAAACTAGACCCGGATGAAAATTTTTACAATGATATCGATCAATTGATTGCAGCGATAGTTGCTGGAAAATATCCATCTCCTCCTGCTAGAGATTTGTATTTTGTTACCAGTGGAAAACCTAGTAATCCAATTGTAAAAGCTTTTATTAAATACATCCTTACCGAAGGTCAAAAATATGTTACAGAAGCTGGATATATCAAACTTTCGAACGAAAAATTAAAGAAGGAATTAGAAAAGGTAAAATAA
- the pstB gene encoding phosphate ABC transporter ATP-binding protein PstB — MIIQPHISIQNLNVHIGDNHILKNINLDIPDKKVTSLIGPSGCGKTTLLKTMNRLLDRQNDVRVDGKVLVDGENIYDPKAEVTHIRKKMGLLSQRPFPLPMNIYDNIAYGQRIHGNHKKKELDEIVEKYLRGVNLWDEVKDRLKSPATRLSIGQQQRLCLARGLAIEPEIILGDEPTSALDPISTQHIEELFLELKDKYTIVLVTHILRQARRVSDYIGFVYMGEIIEFGPTEEVLLNPKEKLTKDYVKGFLV; from the coding sequence ATGATTATTCAACCCCACATAAGTATCCAAAATTTAAATGTCCACATTGGTGATAACCATATCCTAAAAAACATTAATCTTGATATTCCAGACAAGAAAGTAACTTCATTAATTGGCCCATCTGGTTGCGGAAAAACGACACTCTTAAAAACGATGAACCGACTATTAGACCGTCAAAATGACGTACGTGTAGATGGTAAAGTTTTGGTAGATGGCGAAAACATTTATGATCCAAAGGCTGAAGTAACACACATCCGAAAAAAAATGGGTTTACTTTCTCAACGCCCTTTTCCGTTACCAATGAATATCTATGACAATATTGCCTACGGACAACGTATTCATGGAAACCATAAAAAAAAGGAGCTTGACGAAATTGTCGAAAAATACCTCCGAGGCGTTAACCTTTGGGACGAAGTAAAGGATAGACTAAAATCTCCTGCTACCCGATTATCCATTGGACAGCAACAACGTTTATGTCTGGCAAGAGGATTGGCTATTGAGCCTGAAATAATTCTGGGAGATGAACCTACATCTGCATTAGACCCAATTTCGACACAACATATTGAAGAATTATTTTTAGAATTAAAAGACAAATATACTATTGTTCTAGTTACTCATATTTTGCGTCAAGCCCGTAGAGTCTCTGATTATATTGGTTTTGTATACATGGGCGAAATTATAGAGTTTGGTCCTACAGAAGAAGTTCTTTTAAATCCTAAAGAAAAATTGACAAAGGATTATGTAAAAGGTTTTTTGGTTTAG